The nucleotide window taattcaaaGTGAAAAGCTCAAGTTAGATATCAAAGAACTGAGAAAAAAgacatttgaaattatttaaagttttgtgagcttaacacatatatttatatacatacatacatacacacatacatacacacacacacacatacacatgtatatatgtatatattatatatatatatatatatatatataatttgtgtaacacatgtatgtatgtaaatatatgtacatatatgtaataagttgcacattatttttagaaaactttattacCCAAGGCTGGGTTGATTGGAGTGAACAGTTGCTCGTACAAGAGGTGGTGGTTGGGCTTGAGCAACTTGGGTTTGCATGGTTGTAGTTGGATATACTCCAGGATATTGAGCTGCTGTTCCACTACTTCCGCCCGTTCTACTTCTTGACTGTTGGGGATAGTTTTTGGAGGCAGCAGACATTtgctgaaaattaaaaactgtacattttatgtgaaattaaacacaaatgtataaataagaaaagagatGTGGCACGAATAACAttgagatttataaaataaaaatcgtgattatatagtaattaacAATTGAAACACTTAGTAGATTAGCTTACATTGTGCATATTCAGAGTCGCACGTATAAGGGAACTAGCTTGAGAAGTGAGTGCCGGTTGAAAGGTAGGTTGACCGCCGACGAGACCCGACCAGCCGTTAACTACACCTTGTACGTTATTCAACATAGGTTGCGATACTATGTTCGATCTACCGGCAGGAAGTCCCGATGGAGAAGAATGCGCGGGATGTGTTGTCACTACGGACCTGGTTTGTCCTAGTCGCGCCATCTGCGGCGCCGTACTCACGACAGTTCCCCGCGGCATTATGTTAGGCATCGGTGTGGCACGCGCGTTTAATGGTGGTACTATTTTATTTGCGCTTTGCACAGAAGTAGGCTTAGTCGCCGGCGGTGTGGGCGGTTGTTTCGTCCATCCCCCGCCGCTACCATTGCCATTGCTGTTCACCAGTAACTGCGAGTCCATTACTTTGGTCGGCCAATAATCCTCGAAGCCGGTACCCGGTGGAaagtaacttttaatatcactTAAACTAATCACCGAACATGTTTCACTGGCAAACAATTCGTTACGTATACCCTGTACCTTACAACAGAACTTCAAGTACGATAGATCCCAGCCTTCGAGCTTTTCCGCCTTCAATTTGAGGTTCTCCGTTTCACcctcgaaataaaataacggCACGTATTGTAGACCATCTTTTACCGTGTAAGGTACTACAGActctttatttattcgtaTGAAACCGCATTTATCCGCTTTGCGGCCGCTCGTTACATTCGGATTGTTACCCGCGGTCAATTTCGTATAACACACATCGAGAAACGTATAAAACTCTTTAGCGTCCGAGAGACGCACCACTAAATCTTTGCACGTAAATGTGTCCCTCCCGAATTGATTCTCACAGTGCTTAGTGTTAATATCATTGAATAATTTGCTTTCAGCCTCCGTGATATAATAACTCCTTATACACGTGCAGCTGTAAATGTCCGCATGGAGATAGCTCAGGTACTTGTTGAGAAGCTTAGATTCTAAGATGCGTACGGCGCAATACTTTTCGCCGGACCGAAATATATAAGGTATGTGACATTCGTCGAAGCTTGTCCAGCCGAATCGTCCTCTCTGGCTGTCGTCGTCGGGTGCTGGTGCTTTAATCTCCATAACCGTCGGCGGTTTCGGAGCAGACGATCCGTCGGTTGGCCGTTTGTTCAGATACCCAAGAATACTGGGAAGATTAGGCTGCTGCGGTACGAGGCATTGC belongs to Anoplolepis gracilipes chromosome 4, ASM4749672v1, whole genome shotgun sequence and includes:
- the LOC140665159 gene encoding uncharacterized protein isoform X3, whose amino-acid sequence is MRNGFTDIPVASADSSTDAIWLEKSSPSRMAPERMSLSFDKIVVKQERPDEAEIRELAAKMVEANKTKMLNMPAVQQQRPQCLVPQQPNLPSILGYLNKRPTDGSSAPKPPTVMEIKAPAPDDDSQRGRFGWTSFDECHIPYIFRSGEKYCAVRILESKLLNKYLSYLHADIYSCTCIRSYYITEAESKLFNDINTKHCENQFGRDTFTCKDLVVRLSDAKEFYTFLDVCYTKLTAGNNPNVTSGRKADKCGFIRINKESVVPYTVKDGLQYVPLFYFEGETENLKLKAEKLEGWDLSYLKFCCKVQGIRNELFASETCSVISLSDIKSYFPPGTGFEDYWPTKVMDSQLLVNSNGNGSGGGWTKQPPTPPATKPTSVQSANKIVPPLNARATPMPNIMPRGTVVSTAPQMARLGQTRSVVTTHPAHSSPSGLPAGRSNIVSQPMLNNVQGVVNGWSGLVGGQPTFQPALTSQASSLIRATLNMHNQMSAASKNYPQQSRSRTGGSSGTAAQYPGVYPTTTMQTQVAQAQPPPLVRATVHSNQPSLGVTTTYTTPTLGVPNAVTASTYPQMLGLSEQVQALMPVHTSASTLLHPQRHTPSVHNTSHVKYPPPLIPVNGSSSSSSSSRDTRGRKPLIPISETHMSTCHVQPYQIQKALVEEKMVPCINFKPYIYTELLMTLPDFISNFFPACDIESCKQVLTDVLHIDLYQGNRLQMKMLMEAGKCSSLVEDLPLIQVRSVMKYMPQFKYMFNRGDMVMPSPAHSSEEHPAKKRQRTS
- the LOC140665159 gene encoding uncharacterized protein isoform X1, with amino-acid sequence MRNGFTDIPVASADSSTDAIWLEKSSPSRMAPERMSLSFDKIVVKQERPDEAEIRELAAKMVEANKTKMLNMPAVQQQRPQCLVPQQPNLPSILGYLNKRPTDGSSAPKPPTVMEIKAPAPDDDSQRGRFGWTSFDECHIPYIFRSGEKYCAVRILESKLLNKYLSYLHADIYSCTCIRSYYITEAESKLFNDINTKHCENQFGRDTFTCKDLVVRLSDAKEFYTFLDVCYTKLTAGNNPNVTSGRKADKCGFIRINKESVVPYTVKDGLQYVPLFYFEGETENLKLKAEKLEGWDLSYLKFCCKVQGIRNELFASETCSVISLSDIKSYFPPGTGFEDYWPTKVMDSQLLVNSNGNGSGGGWTKQPPTPPATKPTSVQSANKIVPPLNARATPMPNIMPRGTVVSTAPQMARLGQTRSVVTTHPAHSSPSGLPAGRSNIVSQPMLNNVQGVVNGWSGLVGGQPTFQPALTSQASSLIRATLNMHNQMSAASKNYPQQSRSRTGGSSGTAAQYPGVYPTTTMQTQVAQAQPPPLVRATVHSNQPSLGYPTYGKDDWVTTTYTTPTLGVPNAVTASTYPQMLGLSEQVQALMPVHTSASTLLHPQRHTPSVHNTSHVKYPPPLIPVNGSSSSSSSSRDTRGRKPLIPISETHMSTCHVQPYQIQKALVEEKMVPCINFKPYIYTELLMTLPDFISNFFPACDIESCKQVLTDVLHIDLYQGNRLQMKMLMEAGKCSSLVEDLPLIQVRSVMKYMPQFKYMFNRGDMVMPSPAHSSEEHPAKKRQRTS
- the LOC140665159 gene encoding uncharacterized protein isoform X2 yields the protein MCIDIQLNEKMGDKRADEEVEIVEAYIKKGFDKIVVKQERPDEAEIRELAAKMVEANKTKMLNMPAVQQQRPQCLVPQQPNLPSILGYLNKRPTDGSSAPKPPTVMEIKAPAPDDDSQRGRFGWTSFDECHIPYIFRSGEKYCAVRILESKLLNKYLSYLHADIYSCTCIRSYYITEAESKLFNDINTKHCENQFGRDTFTCKDLVVRLSDAKEFYTFLDVCYTKLTAGNNPNVTSGRKADKCGFIRINKESVVPYTVKDGLQYVPLFYFEGETENLKLKAEKLEGWDLSYLKFCCKVQGIRNELFASETCSVISLSDIKSYFPPGTGFEDYWPTKVMDSQLLVNSNGNGSGGGWTKQPPTPPATKPTSVQSANKIVPPLNARATPMPNIMPRGTVVSTAPQMARLGQTRSVVTTHPAHSSPSGLPAGRSNIVSQPMLNNVQGVVNGWSGLVGGQPTFQPALTSQASSLIRATLNMHNQMSAASKNYPQQSRSRTGGSSGTAAQYPGVYPTTTMQTQVAQAQPPPLVRATVHSNQPSLGYPTYGKDDWVTTTYTTPTLGVPNAVTASTYPQMLGLSEQVQALMPVHTSASTLLHPQRHTPSVHNTSHVKYPPPLIPVNGSSSSSSSSRDTRGRKPLIPISETHMSTCHVQPYQIQKALVEEKMVPCINFKPYIYTELLMTLPDFISNFFPACDIESCKQVLTDVLHIDLYQGNRLQMKMLMEAGKCSSLVEDLPLIQVRSVMKYMPQFKYMFNRGDMVMPSPAHSSEEHPAKKRQRTS